The Herminiimonas arsenitoxidans genome window below encodes:
- a CDS encoding ATP-binding protein, which yields MTIRLRITLLVIFTFIAISLIGGYAVFQSRGSAVEVRTVTEGVVPSTLASSDLVAQLKEVQLSAMAIVSEPDEQIAIQNNEKLTGKKAILEKALDLQLAQVDSPTQRGLVEQAKESLVNYFDAIDSTMKLKLAGKDEIAKASLFGNVVQFQQELEQIIDTLRIEKNRSKDVAIAALNENLATTTTAITVVTIFAVIFLTIIGFLLYRQITGPISRMQKMMSEIAASQDFTRRVPIARMDEVGHSIKAFNGMLEKIQEASALVRQKTADIQTMLQNIPQGILTIVDGNKIHPEYSAYLETVFETKDIVGRDIMDFVFADTNLGADTLAQMEAIGGACIGEDLMNFEFNQHLMVGEIEKRMTDGRVKILDLSWSPIVDENDMIVRLMLCVRDVTELRQLAAEANEQKRELEIIGEILAVSQDKFHEFITSSIKFIDENEHVIRHNNEASAFAVAKLFRNMHTIKGNGRTYGLLHLADIVHEAEQHYEELRDPNSGRAWDQALLLDELAGVRAAVERYARINEVSLSRQGPGRGGKVDSHLMIDKKHIQESLHRLETVNTANLHELVAVRNAVRRTLRLLGTERIDETLAGVIESMPALAQELGKKAPTISIKDGGYVIHNQISGLLKNVFMHLIRNAMDHGLETPEVRVAQGKPEAGKISLHMRQVDQMLQISLRDDGRGLALNRIRKIAAEKGLSDVPEQLDDLAAARLILQAGFSTAEKITDVSGRGVGMDAVLAFVSRENGNIDIRFDDNAVGADFRQFSIIVSLPAAFAVKADAADDDLLQELLQTPLSEHGSVPPNSGDTDSQVA from the coding sequence TGGCTATGCCGTATTCCAGTCGCGCGGTAGCGCGGTGGAAGTAAGGACGGTGACCGAAGGCGTCGTACCCAGCACACTCGCGTCGTCCGATCTGGTTGCGCAACTTAAAGAAGTGCAGTTATCGGCTATGGCCATCGTGTCGGAGCCGGATGAACAAATCGCGATACAAAACAACGAAAAATTAACCGGCAAGAAAGCCATACTGGAAAAAGCACTCGATCTGCAATTGGCGCAAGTCGATAGTCCAACGCAACGCGGCCTGGTCGAACAGGCGAAGGAAAGTCTGGTCAATTACTTCGATGCCATCGACAGCACGATGAAGCTCAAGCTGGCTGGCAAGGATGAAATCGCTAAAGCTTCCCTGTTCGGTAATGTGGTGCAGTTCCAGCAAGAACTGGAACAAATCATCGACACACTCAGAATCGAAAAAAATCGCAGTAAAGACGTCGCGATTGCCGCATTGAATGAAAATCTGGCGACCACCACTACTGCAATTACTGTCGTCACCATCTTCGCCGTCATCTTCCTTACTATCATCGGCTTCCTGCTGTATCGCCAGATCACCGGCCCTATCAGCCGCATGCAAAAAATGATGAGCGAAATCGCAGCGAGTCAGGACTTTACACGCCGCGTGCCTATCGCGCGCATGGATGAAGTTGGCCATTCGATCAAAGCCTTTAACGGCATGCTGGAAAAAATTCAGGAAGCATCTGCACTGGTGCGTCAAAAAACCGCAGACATCCAGACCATGCTGCAAAACATCCCGCAAGGTATCTTGACCATCGTCGATGGCAACAAGATCCATCCGGAGTATTCGGCTTATCTGGAAACTGTCTTCGAAACCAAAGACATCGTCGGCCGAGACATCATGGACTTCGTCTTCGCCGATACCAATCTTGGCGCAGACACCTTGGCGCAGATGGAAGCAATCGGCGGTGCTTGCATAGGTGAAGACTTGATGAACTTCGAGTTCAACCAGCATTTGATGGTGGGCGAAATCGAAAAACGCATGACCGATGGCCGTGTCAAAATTCTCGATCTGAGCTGGTCACCTATCGTTGATGAAAACGACATGATCGTCCGTCTGATGCTGTGCGTACGCGATGTGACTGAACTGCGCCAACTCGCAGCAGAAGCCAACGAACAAAAACGTGAACTCGAAATCATTGGTGAAATCCTCGCCGTCAGCCAGGATAAATTCCACGAATTCATCACCAGTTCGATCAAGTTTATCGATGAAAACGAACACGTGATCCGCCACAACAACGAAGCCAGCGCCTTTGCCGTCGCCAAGCTGTTCCGCAATATGCACACCATCAAGGGCAATGGCCGCACATACGGCTTGTTGCATCTGGCCGATATCGTGCATGAAGCCGAACAGCATTACGAAGAATTGCGCGATCCGAATAGCGGCCGTGCGTGGGATCAAGCGCTGCTGCTGGATGAGCTGGCCGGCGTCCGCGCTGCAGTCGAGCGTTATGCACGCATCAATGAAGTCAGCCTGAGCCGTCAAGGTCCGGGCCGCGGTGGCAAGGTCGATAGCCATTTGATGATAGACAAGAAGCATATTCAAGAAAGCCTGCACAGACTGGAAACCGTCAATACCGCCAACCTGCATGAACTGGTCGCAGTACGCAATGCTGTGCGTCGTACTCTGCGCCTGCTTGGCACCGAGCGCATCGATGAAACGCTGGCAGGCGTCATCGAATCGATGCCGGCTCTGGCACAAGAACTGGGCAAAAAAGCACCGACAATCAGCATCAAGGATGGCGGCTACGTCATCCATAACCAGATTAGCGGTTTGCTCAAAAATGTCTTCATGCACCTGATCCGCAACGCGATGGATCACGGCCTGGAAACACCGGAAGTACGCGTTGCGCAAGGCAAGCCGGAAGCCGGCAAGATCAGCCTGCACATGCGCCAGGTAGATCAAATGCTGCAAATTTCATTGCGCGACGACGGTCGTGGCTTGGCGTTGAATCGCATACGCAAGATAGCCGCTGAAAAAGGCCTCAGCGATGTACCGGAACAATTAGACGATCTGGCTGCAGCGCGCTTGATCCTGCAAGCTGGCTTCTCCACTGCTGAAAAAATCACCGATGTTTCCGGCCGAGGTGTTGGCATGGATGCGGTGCTGGCTTTTGTCAGTCGCGAGAATGGCAACATCGATATCCGCTTTGACGACAATGCCGTGGGTGCGGATTTCCGCCAGTTCAGCATCATCGTTTCACTGCCGGCAGCGTTTGCCGTTAAAGCCGATGCAGCCGACGACGATCTGTTGCAGGAACTGTTGCAGACGCCATTGTCGGAACACGGCAGCGTACCGCCTAATTCCGGTGATACCGATAGTCAGGTTGCCTGA
- a CDS encoding methyl-accepting chemotaxis protein — translation MLNSIIFFALGLLCCGIVQQWRIKKLRQRLSGMVDIAQAQALEQDLQNVMQDMQQKMEQHQELLEQEKLLNQDQLSQLQEEHAQLIQSLSDRNADSNAVAVENCERAADTITRLMGLIKTFERWHDDMGMLIKHNREMRVKNDEFALIVNQVIIVALNASIEAARAGEHGRGFAVVASEVRSLAQRAEKLSKSYRSNLHENDLITTTTFQDLQAGGKMIISAVIGLNLANDKTKEALTT, via the coding sequence ATGCTCAACTCCATTATTTTTTTCGCACTCGGTCTGCTGTGTTGCGGCATCGTCCAGCAATGGCGCATCAAAAAACTGAGACAGCGTCTGTCCGGCATGGTTGATATTGCACAAGCACAGGCGCTGGAACAGGATTTGCAAAACGTGATGCAGGATATGCAGCAAAAGATGGAGCAGCATCAGGAATTACTGGAGCAGGAAAAACTGTTGAATCAGGATCAGCTCTCGCAATTGCAGGAAGAACATGCGCAATTGATCCAAAGCCTGTCGGACCGCAATGCCGACAGCAATGCAGTCGCCGTAGAAAACTGCGAACGTGCCGCCGATACCATCACGCGTCTGATGGGCTTGATCAAAACCTTCGAACGCTGGCATGACGATATGGGCATGCTGATCAAGCACAACCGCGAAATGCGCGTGAAGAACGATGAGTTCGCACTGATCGTCAATCAAGTCATCATCGTCGCTCTCAACGCTTCCATTGAAGCAGCGCGCGCCGGCGAACACGGTCGCGGCTTTGCCGTGGTCGCTTCCGAAGTACGCTCACTGGCACAGCGTGCAGAGAAATTATCCAAGAGCTACCGCAGCAACCTGCATGAGAACGATTTGATCACCACCACGACATTTCAGGATCTGCAGGCTGGCGGCAAGATGATCATCAGTGCCGTCATCGGTCTGAATCTGGCCAACGACAAAACCAAAGAAGCGCTCACCACATAA
- a CDS encoding chemotaxis protein CheX, with product MISTQAQDGFDHLLIRSLKASLPGSIENCDIGITSDVTGIEGQESVVLTVSSYLFRLMVMIHFKADATTMEYMARMNGMQVEEMNQQSFHDALAEYGNLCCGILNRELGAFFPHIGMSTPNFIDGQCMSYIQMLNCSHVQHFVVGVDGAALFHVSLCVSAYADLDFEVTEDEENANTGELELF from the coding sequence ATGATCAGCACACAAGCACAAGACGGTTTTGACCATTTACTCATACGCTCGCTGAAAGCCAGCCTGCCCGGCTCGATAGAAAACTGCGACATCGGCATCACCAGCGACGTGACAGGAATCGAAGGCCAGGAATCCGTCGTTCTCACCGTTTCTTCCTATTTGTTCCGCTTGATGGTGATGATCCATTTCAAGGCAGATGCCACAACCATGGAATACATGGCACGCATGAATGGCATGCAAGTAGAAGAAATGAATCAACAATCCTTCCACGATGCACTTGCGGAATACGGCAATCTTTGCTGCGGCATTCTGAATCGTGAACTGGGTGCATTCTTCCCGCACATAGGCATGTCCACACCCAACTTCATCGATGGGCAGTGCATGAGCTACATACAAATGCTCAATTGCAGCCACGTTCAGCATTTTGTAGTTGGCGTCGATGGCGCAGCACTCTTCCACGTCAGTCTGTGCGTCAGTGCGTATGCCGATCTGGATTTTGAAGTGACAGAAGATGAAGAAAACGCCAATACCGGCGAGCTTGAATTATTTTAA
- a CDS encoding response regulator: MAQILVVDDSATVRNEVGDFLKKNDLDVILAVDGRDGLAKLKSDSSIKLVISDVNMPNMDGLTMAEKIRSELGNSSVNIIMLTTENSPLMKERGKAAGIKGWIVKPFKGDAVLATFKKLVA, from the coding sequence ATGGCACAAATACTGGTAGTCGACGATTCCGCCACAGTCCGCAATGAAGTGGGCGATTTTTTGAAGAAGAACGATCTGGATGTCATCCTCGCCGTGGATGGTCGCGATGGCTTGGCCAAGCTGAAGAGTGATAGCAGCATCAAGCTCGTGATCTCCGACGTGAATATGCCGAATATGGATGGCCTCACGATGGCAGAAAAAATCCGTAGTGAACTCGGTAACTCGAGCGTCAACATCATCATGCTGACTACCGAGAATTCACCATTGATGAAAGAACGCGGCAAGGCTGCCGGCATCAAGGGTTGGATCGTTAAACCGTTCAAAGGTGATGCAGTCTTGGCGACGTTCAAGAAATTGGTCGCCTGA
- the gltS gene encoding sodium/glutamate symporter produces the protein MISFDILETLVAASLVLLLGRKLVSSSSFLKTYSIPEPVVGGLLVALLLFALRGFSNVQVQFDGGLQGPLMLAFFATIGLNANLASLKAGGRTLALFLAVVLGLLVAQNIIGISMAKIMGLDPLIGLLGASISLSGGHGTGAAWGKVFAERHGLAAATEIAIACATFGLVLGGLVGGPVAGFLVKRFKLQATADTQASDDEVQQSFEQPKAVQLITPQAFIEALALIAVSLSAGTTIANQLNGTAFELPTFVCVLFVGVLLSNGLSLLVGYKIFERAIQVLGNVSLSLFLAMALMSLRLWDLATLALPVLLILTVQAVAMAAYAAFVTFRVMGSNYDAAVLAAGHCGFGLGATPTAIANMQAVTGRFGPSHVAFLVVPMVSAFFIDIANALVIKLFLALPIYN, from the coding sequence ATGATTAGTTTCGACATTCTGGAAACGCTGGTGGCTGCATCGCTGGTGTTGTTATTGGGACGCAAGTTGGTCTCGTCTTCTTCCTTTCTCAAAACCTACAGTATTCCCGAGCCGGTAGTCGGCGGCCTATTGGTCGCCTTGCTGCTATTTGCGCTGCGTGGCTTCTCAAACGTACAAGTGCAGTTCGATGGCGGCTTGCAAGGGCCGCTCATGCTGGCTTTCTTTGCCACTATTGGTCTGAATGCGAATCTCGCCAGCTTGAAAGCCGGCGGTCGCACGCTAGCCTTGTTCCTGGCAGTGGTGCTGGGATTGCTGGTCGCGCAAAATATCATCGGCATCAGCATGGCAAAAATCATGGGACTCGATCCCTTGATCGGTTTGCTGGGTGCATCCATTTCGCTTTCTGGTGGTCACGGTACCGGAGCAGCCTGGGGCAAGGTATTTGCGGAACGACATGGCCTGGCAGCAGCGACCGAAATCGCCATCGCTTGCGCTACCTTCGGTCTGGTGTTGGGCGGGCTGGTTGGTGGGCCGGTGGCAGGTTTCTTGGTAAAACGCTTCAAGTTGCAAGCAACTGCAGACACACAAGCAAGCGATGATGAGGTGCAGCAGAGCTTTGAACAACCGAAAGCAGTGCAGCTGATTACACCGCAGGCCTTCATAGAAGCACTTGCCTTGATTGCAGTAAGTCTTTCTGCTGGTACCACGATTGCGAATCAATTGAACGGCACTGCGTTTGAACTGCCGACTTTTGTTTGTGTACTGTTTGTCGGCGTCTTGCTGAGTAATGGTTTGTCGCTGCTGGTTGGATATAAGATTTTTGAGCGCGCGATTCAAGTGTTGGGTAACGTCAGCTTGTCGCTGTTTCTGGCGATGGCGCTGATGAGTTTGCGTTTGTGGGATCTGGCGACGCTGGCTTTGCCGGTCTTGCTGATCCTGACAGTACAGGCAGTGGCAATGGCAGCGTATGCCGCCTTTGTGACGTTCCGCGTGATGGGCTCGAATTACGATGCGGCAGTGCTGGCCGCTGGGCATTGTGGTTTTGGCTTGGGTGCAACGCCGACGGCGATTGCCAACATGCAGGCGGTGACAGGGCGCTTCGGACCGTCGCACGTGGCTTTCCTGGTGGTGCCTATGGTCAGCGCATTCTTTATCGACATCGCGAATGCGCTCGTCATTAAATTATTCCTGGCACTGCCGATTTATAACTGA
- a CDS encoding LysR substrate-binding domain-containing protein has translation MDLKSLRLFIAVAETGSFVAAAERHHTVQSNVTAHIKKMEDEVGVQLIDRGGRVRLTSAGFTMMTYAERIIQAHDEAIALFKGGHISGSLRVGAMETTTALRLPPLLTHFHSAFPEVDLKLTTGPTADLVAGLNEGRFDCVFIAGKLENPRLYQFKAYKEELVLVSATPLTVMPSAEELASSTFLVFGQGCSYRQRVDVLLSDSGVYSSRMVDFGSLDAILGCVGAGMGYALIPKVVFDAHQHRFPIYSLALSARLGEVNTYFVAAETNTWTPALTSFSEALRLSVTPMPAEGAIAVA, from the coding sequence ATGGATTTGAAGTCATTACGCCTGTTCATAGCCGTTGCCGAAACCGGTAGCTTTGTCGCGGCGGCCGAGCGCCATCACACGGTGCAATCCAATGTGACGGCACATATCAAGAAAATGGAAGATGAAGTCGGTGTGCAACTGATCGATCGCGGTGGGCGTGTGCGTCTGACTTCTGCCGGCTTTACGATGATGACCTATGCTGAACGGATTATTCAGGCGCATGACGAAGCGATAGCCTTGTTCAAAGGCGGACATATCAGCGGCAGTTTGCGTGTTGGGGCGATGGAAACTACGACGGCGCTCAGACTTCCGCCATTACTCACGCATTTCCACTCTGCTTTTCCTGAAGTCGATCTAAAGCTCACAACTGGCCCAACGGCCGATCTGGTTGCCGGTTTGAACGAAGGGCGCTTCGATTGCGTGTTCATCGCAGGCAAGCTGGAGAATCCACGCCTCTATCAATTCAAGGCTTACAAGGAAGAGTTGGTGCTGGTTTCAGCGACACCGCTGACTGTCATGCCATCAGCCGAAGAATTGGCTTCATCCACTTTTCTCGTTTTTGGACAGGGTTGCAGTTATCGTCAGCGGGTCGATGTCTTGTTATCAGATAGCGGCGTGTACTCGTCGCGCATGGTGGACTTTGGGTCGCTGGATGCGATTCTTGGCTGCGTTGGTGCGGGGATGGGTTATGCGCTTATACCGAAGGTGGTCTTTGATGCGCATCAACATCGTTTCCCGATTTACAGTCTGGCATTGTCGGCTAGACTGGGTGAAGTGAATACCTATTTTGTCGCGGCGGAAACGAATACATGGACGCCAGCGCTGACTTCGTTCTCCGAAGCGCTGCGCTTGTCGGTAACGCCGATGCCGGCTGAAGGAGCAATTGCAGTTGCTTGA
- a CDS encoding YbfB/YjiJ family MFS transporter: protein MATRTDLPAIAVGMSATLAAVGLARLAYTPLLPAVIHHGWFLSSQAVYLGAANLLGYLLGSLMAYRLSERFEARGLLGMAFLSVVLSFILCSLPGPFVWFFFWRFVSGAAGGILMVVGPSLALMAASTGRKTTVASFVFTGIGMGAILSATVVPLLLSISLTGAWLALGAITLLAGLACDWGLRRIRVQQAETPAQQTVDSSPVQAVSIAALIVVVAYGFDAAGFIPHTAFWVDFLDREKSLGTSAASFQWLLFGIGAIAGPMVAGFLGNRFGWHRSLALGFFIKAAAIAIPLLSISFFWRSASSLIVGTMVTGLVALTSGRVMELVGPKAYKRVWGMGAASFSSAQALSGYGMSALYGVLGTYVPLFAIGSILLASGGLLIMLTPKAHTSPAAAALALSKKGN, encoded by the coding sequence ATGGCCACACGTACCGACCTACCCGCTATCGCCGTTGGCATGAGTGCAACTTTGGCTGCAGTCGGTTTGGCACGGCTCGCGTACACGCCACTCTTGCCGGCTGTCATCCATCACGGCTGGTTCTTGAGTTCACAAGCCGTTTACCTCGGCGCCGCCAATTTACTTGGGTATCTGCTTGGCTCGCTGATGGCGTATCGCTTATCCGAACGCTTTGAGGCACGTGGACTGTTAGGCATGGCCTTCCTTAGTGTCGTACTGAGTTTTATCTTATGCTCGCTGCCGGGCCCATTTGTCTGGTTTTTCTTCTGGCGTTTTGTGTCAGGCGCCGCCGGCGGCATCTTGATGGTGGTCGGCCCATCGCTGGCATTGATGGCCGCTTCCACTGGACGAAAAACGACTGTTGCCTCCTTCGTCTTCACCGGCATAGGCATGGGCGCAATACTCTCTGCGACGGTAGTACCACTGCTACTCAGCATCAGCTTGACGGGTGCCTGGTTGGCACTCGGCGCCATCACCCTGCTTGCGGGCCTTGCCTGCGATTGGGGCTTGCGTCGCATCCGTGTGCAGCAAGCGGAAACACCAGCACAGCAAACAGTAGATTCATCACCTGTGCAAGCAGTCAGCATCGCCGCACTCATCGTCGTGGTCGCTTACGGCTTCGACGCTGCCGGCTTCATACCGCACACCGCTTTCTGGGTTGATTTTCTGGATAGAGAAAAATCTCTGGGAACAAGCGCGGCCTCATTCCAATGGCTGTTGTTCGGAATAGGTGCAATTGCCGGTCCAATGGTTGCCGGTTTTCTTGGGAATCGTTTCGGTTGGCATCGCAGTTTGGCACTGGGATTCTTTATCAAGGCAGCAGCAATTGCCATTCCCTTACTGTCGATCTCATTCTTCTGGCGCTCGGCATCTTCACTCATCGTCGGCACCATGGTGACCGGATTGGTAGCACTGACATCCGGGCGCGTCATGGAGCTGGTCGGGCCGAAAGCATACAAACGTGTCTGGGGCATGGGCGCAGCATCCTTCTCCAGCGCGCAGGCTTTGTCTGGTTACGGCATGTCTGCCCTCTATGGCGTGCTCGGCACCTACGTACCACTCTTCGCCATCGGTAGCATCTTGCTCGCAAGCGGTGGCCTGCTCATTATGCTCACACCAAAAGCACACACTTCCCCTGCGGCAGCCGCGCTGGCTTTATCTAAAAAAGGAAATTGA